The following coding sequences are from one Peromyscus eremicus chromosome X, PerEre_H2_v1, whole genome shotgun sequence window:
- the LOC131899172 gene encoding putative protein FAM47D: MGDQRLPEDHPDWVARYKRVLKHKKEQLIVPPFIEGRHRLFSHENLEDFKRDYQACEEILSRTIWQTFCPRISHEAPNTATKKCQRKPPQDLELFCSKSMDQQGSRRTQYKLHHLSQMKDDAEEHFINLFQMPKHGWNLHKWPHLGNQREANKKSKHGKHLHRKFNLGNPENFRSCQRNLLPRNTSTNKNFIDSLNYRYTQRGSDGIYEWNEALGNSDALQEFDMDHAYQPTYKDSADKKICHLPSKLKYFRGLSKGKDNIRFSKQASIFEMKLQNLHDPCKSTKEKFKYGSPYQKPNQLKALASEEPITDPKSLLEFQGRSFSKPDVLENIYGIIAFKDFIIHKGYDMPGILRKFFMKKGWNYNSVNTPLPSILKNYELIMQKQDDEDDEGEMEKELH, from the coding sequence ATGGGGGACCAGAGGCTGCCAGAGGACCATCCTGACTGGGTAGCCAGGTACAAGCGTGTCTTGAAGCACAAGAAGGAGCAACTGATAGTTCCTCCTTTCATTGAGGGCCGTCACCGCCTGTTTTCTCATGAAAACCTGGAAGACTTTAAAAGAGACTATCAGGCATGTGAAGAGATACTGTCACGAACCATCTGGCAGACATTTTGCCCCAGAATTTCTCATGAAGCACCCAATACTGCCACCAAGAAGTGCCAGAGAAAGCCACCCCAGGATTTGGAATTGTTTTGTTCAAAGTCAATGGATCAGCAAGGAAGCAGAAGGACCCAATACAAGCTGCATCATTTGTCTCAGATGAAAGATGATGCTGAAGAACATTTCATAAATTTGTTTCAGATGCCAAAACATGGCTGGAATCTGCATAAGTGGCCTCACTTGGGAAATCAAAGGGAAGCAAATAAGAAGAGCAAGCACGGGAAACACCTTCATAGAAAATTCAACCTGGGGAATCCAGAGAATTTCAGGTCATGTCAAAGAAATTTACTTCCTAGAAACACATCCACAAACAAGAATTTTATTGACTCTCTTAATTATAGATACACACAAAGAGGGAGTGACGGTATCTATGAATGGAATGAAGCACTGGGAAACTCGGATGCATTGCAAGAATTCGACATGGACCATGCTTACCAACCAACTTACAAGGACTCTGCAGACAAGAAAATCTGTCATCTTCCTTCCAAGCTCAAGTACTTCAGAGGGTTAAGCAAAGGAAAGGACAACATCAGATTCTCCAAACAGGCATCAATATTTGAGATGAAACTCCAAAATCTACATGATCCTTGTAAGTCCACCAAGGAGAAGTTTAAATATGGGTCACCATATCAGAAACCCAATCAGCTCAAAGCGCTAGCCAGTGAAGAGCCTATAACTGATCCCAAGAGTTTGCTTGAATTTCAAGGCAGAAGCTTTAGCAAGCCAGATGTACTTGAAAATATCTATGGAATAATTGCCTTTAAGGACTTCATTATACACAAGGGCTATGATATGCCAGGCATACTCAGGAAGTTTTTTATGAAGAAAGGATGGAACTACAACTCTGTTAATACTCCTCTACCAAGcatattaaaaaattatgaacTGATAATGCAAAAAcaggatgatgaagatgatgagggagaaatggagaaggaactTCACTAA